The Liolophura sinensis isolate JHLJ2023 chromosome 6, CUHK_Ljap_v2, whole genome shotgun sequence genomic sequence ACACACTTCTTATCTCTTGGTTTACTGGTATATTCTTTATTTGTAAAAAAGGTATCCTTAGTCCAGGTGTTGCGCTCACCCAAGCCCCAACATGTAGCTTCAGATTTTACTTTTAAGTGTACATTCAGACCAATACGGTAAAAACCACTTCTTTCTGTTAACTGCTGGATACCGCAAGCAagtgaataaatgtaaaaccCATATATTGTCTgttaatataaattatatatatgttatgtgtCGTACATCATCATGCTTTTAACCCACATGTTCTGCTCCCTTAATGCATACTTAGCATgtggatttctttttcttttttaaattttttagcAAAATTACCAtactcagtatacatgtaaatgacacgTTAAGACTTTAATCCATTTGTTCTGCTCCTCTGTCCCTCAGCAGTTGAATTGGAACAACATGCCTACATAATGTGCACGTATCATAGATTGTTGCGtggtaaaacaaatttttttttttctttaatttgtaTCACAAAGTATGACTCCCGTGGCATGTCCTCCTTTACACGCATCTTATACTTATACTCCTTAGTATGTGGAGTCAGATAACAAGTAACACATTTATATACTGAACCACATGGGCCTATATAAGGTTTAGAAGCGACAAcagaaaatgtcatatttttatgCCATGCCATGTTAGTATGTTTTTTCGTATGTTTATGTTATCAATCCAGTTAGACAACTCCACCTTTGTTGGATCTCGAATCAgtaattgaaaaataaattaaaagtgaCACAGCAATAGTTTAATTCTTGTGTACAGGTATCATGCTAAAGGTAGTTGAAAACACAGCGAAAATGCTTactttacacacacacaacaaatgAAATGTATGATGGAGTTGTTCGCTTTCCCGCACTGTGTGTTTTCATTGGATAATATAAAGAGACATTCCTGAGGGTTGTTTTGACCTGCATATCATTGAAGGCAAATGTGAATCGACGTGTTTCATAATGGGCAAAagcaataaaatgtaaaaatataaaattacaaaatattttatcacgCATAAAATGTCGATGTCGTGACTTATGGGTAGGGCACAAAAGTAACGTGACGGAACTACTACTATTAAACTTCACAGAATGAGATTAAAATTCCACTGAAGACTTTTGCCCATGGCGCGTATTTTCATTCCGCCGACTTGGACTGCTTTGGGGTGTGTTTTGAAATCtggagacctgagatcaaacgTCAGGtcctaccaaagactttaaaattggtaCTTCTTACTGCCTtgtttggcactcagcactgagaggttagagcaaggaaacacgactggttCGTCCGGTGTCGGTAtagtatgactgggtggggtgtcatttctggtgtctttggtatgatactttagtggaGGCAGCATGgaatcgccctgccacaagaagacactctataaacacacctaatgatgcTTTGttgtcataggactgaaaacattgttaagtacactAGACGTCATGCATTCATTCGGCTGACTTGCTTGTCGGAAGGCTCTGTTATCATAGAGGAATTTTACTATGGGCGTCCTCTCTATTGTGAACTAGAAATTACTCAATGTTAAAAGTTTACAGCCGATTTCCTGGTTGGCTGCTTGGTTTCACCCCTGTGAGATACTTCATAAAGTTTCGtaaaacagtcgattactaacCTCCCTGGCTTGTTCAGTTACTTCTATATAATGCTTAGGGTCTTAGAGCTGTCGATAATCCTAAATATCCACCCATATCTCATACTTTGCTGTATTGCCTCAGTGTATTTAGCAAGGGCAGGTAaccacatcaggtttttaaCTGGAGCACACTCTGACCATTTGAACTATCCATGACTGAAAACAGTGTTTTCAGTTCTAACTTCAGAGCAATCATGGACTACCAGACGTTAGGCGCTGCAGACAACGGGGTAGGCACCACTTTGTATTGCTATATTTCTGGTGCAAAACTTCCCATGCTGTcccaaaaatgaaaagattCAATAGGGTATATGTTTAGAGCAAATCATAAGGCGAATGGCTTTGTAATATACTTCAATGTCAGGGAACCAGAGGGGGGTTAATGAGTGCATGTTTGTGGAACTTAATTTCCTGAAattaaaaacagttttatacacatttctGCACAGAAcattgccttcagaatatgcttaaataaatactttgaatatatgtgaaaaggttgaagaattacagtagttgaTACTTTAAAAACCTTGTTCTGCTGATTAGTTTAATGTAATACACAAGTTGTGTAACTCATTTTGACTCAACATTTCGgaactttattttgccatcatcaagAGAACTAAATTTCATGGGGAACATTACTTTAGACTATTCAATAAATTAAAgataattttaaatattgacTTGTATATACAGTACCTACTCGTGTTAAAATACACAGATGCATGTAAGCCACATTTGCATTTCAGAGAGCCGCCATGTATGATCACAGGGCCACCTTCTCAGACATGGTTAagatatgtttttaaatattgacCTCACTGCAGCTTCTGTTCTAGTTAATGATTTGTTATGCTTCATTAGCTCAGTTATTTGTGACATCAGATCTGGTTCCAGATGGTTTGGTTGTGTCTGGttctttatttgttgttttttttttttctcttcccaTTAACATGACCCatgtcatataagtcaaatattcttggataccaagtaaaaaaaaaattaatgtgttccCTTGGATTACTAATGGTGCTATTTATGTTGTACACTTTGGCGTTGTCTTTTTCAGTAAATACGATATTGATGATTGATTTGCAGATGCCAAATATTAAACTACAGAGTTCAGATGGAGAGGTCTTTGAGGTGGATGTTGAAATTGCCAAGCAGAGTGTTACAATTAAAACAATGTTAGAAGGTAAGGTAGTCAGAcagattttcagaaaaatatatttagatgaagaataattcatttaGGTATGatgataattttaaatttttcctATCTGATCTTCAAGATATTGAGCCGTGAATATCTTCCAGCTGTTCACAGCTGCTCCTACCATAAATGTTGTAATTATACTTGGGTTATTGTTCATATGACCCACACGTAGCAGGCCTCAAAATGTTGCGTGAACGATCTGATTTGAATGGATGTTGTGgaatatttaaactttttttcctttttgcaaaaaaattgtgaaaatgtaaaataaaatgtcacagatTTCCCCTGATTGGGATGGACTTTCACAGTTTTTAGATAAGTTGTAAAAAGGATTGAATCTAGCAAGAATTCACCCAATTACCCCTTGTTCTGCTTAAAACTGTGTCAGTAGATGAGCGGCCACTGTTCATGTAGTATCACTTTTAAACCACTTGCAATTCTAAGGATAGTTTGAAGCAAGgattatgaatattttattgaccACTTTCAAAGAGCTATCTTAGTCTCTTCTATAGGAGTTTTTGTGAGAATGCGATTCATCTGTTGTTCTGTCCCTCCACTGTGAAGCAGGGCATTGAAGTGCATCAAAGATTCACAGAATAATCATTATTGGTTATACAAAAAACTGTTACATTCTCACACTTGGGTAAAGTGAATATTGAGGTGTGTCTGACACTCACACTAATTCAGTGCTCTATTTGGACACTAATCTGATGTTCTATGCACGAGAGATACTGATCTGCTGTTCTATCCACAAGACACACTAACCTGTTTTATCCACAACCTGATGTTCTGGCCCTCAGACCTGGGTATGGAGGAGGATGAGGAAGAACCAGTCCCTCTGCCAAATGTGAATGCTGCTATTCTACGTAAGGTGATCCAGTGGTGCTCCTACCACAAAGATGACCCACCACCACCAGAGGATGATGAGAACAAAGAAAAGCGCACAGATGACATATGCTCTTGGGATGCAGAGTTCCTCAAAGTTGACCAAGGCACATTGTTTGAGTTAATTCTTGTAAGTGATGATAGACTGTAAATCTAGTaggatttacacatatatactttcAGAAAATGCTTCCATGTTGATTCAGACATATTAATGACTCAGTTTTGAGGATGCTTGTAAATAGGTTCCCAAAACAGTACCAAAGAtcagtttattttcattcttttaaatagtttattagtatttatttgttcCCACATATAGTTGTTGCATCCAACCTTGTACGTGTAAACTTCGCAAGCCATTGTTTCAGTCTAGGGCCTGTGGATAGAGGTCATGTGTACAGTTCT encodes the following:
- the LOC135469165 gene encoding S-phase kinase-associated protein 1 codes for the protein MPNIKLQSSDGEVFEVDVEIAKQSVTIKTMLEDLGMEEDEEEPVPLPNVNAAILRKVIQWCSYHKDDPPPPEDDENKEKRTDDICSWDAEFLKVDQGTLFELILAANYLDIKGLLDVTCKTVANMIKGKSPEEIRKTFNIKNDFTPQEEEQVRKENEWCEEK